A genomic window from Patescibacteria group bacterium includes:
- a CDS encoding XkdF-like putative serine protease domain-containing protein: MKTLIAKYAALLDAPITPEAMLELKATRDTLASDKGVVLTKFENPRLHFLDGRVSWADIAPAVDSKVEVNLVVMDKETIPAIKGFKKYVLGYAVDSTKPFEGDNIEALVTTIIPDTDYKVGSILAVKTGGVRPIRADGHFKVEIDPPLTFTAKKDKLNCAKEIIRKAFKAEALEMDKAMAVDLCVSKVLKFDLDAYYGVGVDKAVKFCKAMDFMKEGIVYGIVYPVNEVDTDGDYATPEEVQKAAWRFMEDFQAFNFMHSEPLTAQDVTLVESATAMADIKDLGIKKGDWYIAVRVRNDELKDKILKGEITGFSMEGSAQPGKPIPELERMKQ; encoded by the coding sequence ATGAAAACCCTAATCGCCAAATATGCCGCGCTCCTTGACGCGCCTATCACGCCCGAGGCTATGCTTGAACTCAAGGCAACCCGTGACACCCTGGCTTCAGACAAGGGCGTGGTCCTGACCAAGTTTGAAAACCCCCGGCTCCATTTCCTTGATGGGCGTGTGTCATGGGCTGATATCGCGCCTGCCGTTGATAGCAAGGTTGAGGTCAATCTGGTTGTCATGGATAAGGAAACTATCCCGGCCATCAAGGGCTTCAAGAAGTATGTCCTTGGCTATGCCGTTGATAGCACTAAACCATTTGAAGGCGATAACATCGAGGCGCTTGTTACAACCATCATACCCGATACGGACTACAAGGTCGGTTCTATACTGGCCGTAAAGACAGGGGGCGTTAGACCTATAAGGGCTGACGGCCACTTTAAGGTTGAGATTGACCCGCCCCTAACCTTCACGGCCAAGAAAGATAAACTCAACTGCGCTAAGGAAATCATCCGCAAGGCGTTCAAGGCCGAGGCGCTTGAGATGGATAAGGCGATGGCCGTTGACTTGTGCGTGTCCAAGGTGCTTAAGTTCGACCTCGATGCGTATTATGGGGTAGGCGTGGACAAGGCCGTGAAGTTCTGCAAGGCTATGGACTTCATGAAAGAGGGGATTGTTTACGGCATAGTCTACCCTGTGAATGAAGTTGATACGGACGGTGACTATGCTACACCCGAAGAGGTACAAAAGGCTGCATGGCGTTTCATGGAGGATTTCCAAGCCTTCAACTTCATGCACTCTGAACCTCTCACAGCCCAGGATGTCACACTAGTTGAAAGCGCCACGGCGATGGCTGATATCAAAGACCTTGGCATTAAGAAGGGAGATTGGTATATCGCCGTCCGCGTGCGTAATGATGAACTCAAGGACAAGATTTTAAAGGGTGAGATTACCGGCTTCAGCATGGAGGGCAGCGCGCAGCCCGGTAAACCAATCCCTGAACTTGAAAGGATGAAACAATGA
- a CDS encoding phage major capsid protein, protein MKQSELNKMLEGISTRKARFSVGENRGPETMTELHKGSVTGEDRYARAIKKIQVDSDKLLLTSKSTGIPVEKLNAYAGFKRFIEDDSELKKVMTDTTQSNWIPSNFSADFVDAVGLELKVAALFPEVQMTSPTQYFSIKTDFSTAYTKTEGSDATASPNITDQKGTLTAKVIAVYQTISDELDQDAAFAQAPMLRNDCITAIGRGIENAIINGDSSTTHLDTDVTLAYDVRHAWQGLRRYAYANSLTTDLSTFNADTVTALLGSMGVYGADPSQIAVIVGTGGRIKLLNLKDNQNNRVYLEYGTPGAMNVAMVPGGVGKLAGCDVLVSEFCRENLNASGFYDSTVATKKSLLFVRKDGWVRGMSRNMTVETDRDIVAQYTKLVVSTRMAFAPRYYTGETTTWLGYNI, encoded by the coding sequence ATGAAACAGTCCGAACTCAACAAAATGCTTGAGGGTATCTCTACCCGTAAGGCTCGCTTTTCAGTGGGCGAAAATCGCGGTCCTGAGACCATGACCGAACTGCATAAGGGCAGCGTCACGGGTGAAGACCGCTATGCTCGCGCCATCAAAAAAATTCAGGTTGACAGCGATAAGCTGCTCCTGACTTCCAAGTCTACCGGCATCCCGGTTGAGAAGCTGAACGCGTATGCAGGTTTCAAGCGCTTCATCGAGGATGATAGTGAACTTAAGAAGGTCATGACTGACACCACCCAGTCCAACTGGATTCCCTCCAATTTCAGCGCGGATTTCGTTGATGCTGTCGGCCTTGAACTCAAGGTAGCGGCCCTGTTCCCTGAGGTTCAAATGACCTCTCCGACTCAGTACTTCAGCATCAAGACTGATTTCAGCACGGCCTATACCAAGACTGAAGGTTCTGACGCGACTGCTTCACCGAACATTACGGACCAGAAAGGCACCCTCACGGCTAAGGTTATCGCGGTCTATCAGACCATCAGCGATGAGCTTGACCAGGACGCGGCCTTTGCTCAGGCTCCCATGCTGCGCAATGACTGCATCACGGCCATCGGGCGCGGTATCGAGAACGCCATTATCAACGGTGACTCTTCGACTACCCACCTTGACACGGATGTTACGCTGGCCTACGATGTGCGCCATGCCTGGCAGGGCTTGCGGCGTTATGCTTACGCTAACTCCCTGACCACCGACCTGTCCACCTTCAACGCTGACACCGTGACAGCCCTCCTGGGCAGCATGGGCGTTTATGGCGCGGACCCTTCACAGATTGCCGTTATCGTTGGTACGGGTGGCCGTATCAAGCTGCTGAACCTCAAGGACAACCAGAATAACCGCGTTTACCTTGAGTACGGTACGCCCGGCGCTATGAATGTGGCAATGGTTCCCGGTGGTGTCGGCAAACTGGCCGGTTGCGATGTGTTGGTTTCCGAGTTCTGCCGCGAGAACCTGAACGCGTCAGGCTTCTATGACAGCACCGTGGCTACCAAGAAGTCGCTCCTGTTCGTTCGTAAGGATGGATGGGTTCGTGGCATGAGCCGGAACATGACGGTTGAAACCGACCGTGATATCGTTGCGCAGTATACCAAGCTGGTGGTTTCCACCCGCATGGCTTTCGCGCCCCGTTATTACACCGGCGAAACCACCACTTGGCTCGGATACAACATCTAA